The following nucleotide sequence is from Echeneis naucrates chromosome 5, fEcheNa1.1, whole genome shotgun sequence.
CAATTATAGGATGCAATTGCCAGAGTGTACATTGCAGTTTAGTCTACTTTGAAAATGATTGCTTGACTTGGATTTGATCCATACTTGCACCTGATTAGGTGTTAAAACGGATTCAAATATCAAATAGGCAACAGCCCAATTGTGCTAAGTAGTACTACAACATTCCCACCCCTTAGTTGTGAAGGAAAAGAAGCTCATCCAAGGTACCTTGAGAGCAGCTATCCATACAGTCCTGGCTCTTCTCTGGCTCAGAAGCTAGAGAGAGCTCAGGGCTCGCATTCTCCTCCATAGATGATGGAGTCAATCGCTACTTTCAAACTGAATGTCTACAGTTAAGAGAAGAGCACAAGAGACCAGCTATGAGTCACTCTTTTCacttaatgaaaatgtgaatattgtGACAAATACTAAAGGTCTGTCAGATTTGCATTCAGCAGCCAAGGCTACAACTGCTTCATGTGTTACAGAAATGGTAGATGTACTATTTTATGTTACATTCACAATCCAAATCTGAATTACAAATATAGCACTAAGTTTATTTCCACcacaaacaatcaaaaaaatctgtgctgAGAGTATTGGATTgtgacacaaacactgtatgtgtgtcaaGATCAAGACTATACTGAGCCTGAAGGTCCTGCTTTGATTCTTGTGCTAGTCTAACTTAACAGTGACGTCAAAGGGCAGTcttgttaaaatatttatctgtGTCTTAGTTCCTGACACCGCCTTCCTTTGCTTTAGCCTTCTGTTGTCTAAAACTTGGACCTGGAACCTATTTTCTGTGAATGCGAAAAATAGATTGCAAAAATTGTCGTAAAAATTATCGTTTTTAAAGCAGTGTTTGAAGGGCGGAAGCTTGATGGCTAATCACTGTGGTATGTTTATTACTGAGTGTTAATGACTATAGCCACTTCAGTGTATATCCACAGTATATGTATATCCCCGAGAATGATGCTGCAATTAAgagctattattattatgaaaaaatagatgaataactggtgaaaaaaaaaaagtgaaaaactagTGAAAATTGTGATCAATGTTTGGTGTTAAAAATCTACGTTTAATATTTACTAGTTGAAAACTTGGAATTTAAGCAATAATAGCATTGTTCATATTTATCCTATATCAGATACACAAGGCAATAACCAAATCTATTCTAGTATAACAATTGAAAAATTGTATTGCTAGAAATAATTAATGAGAATGTATTTTACTTGAGATTTCTTTCACTAAGGTCTGCTATTCTTCAACACCAAAAAGATTATAAAAATGGTGTGTACCTGCAGTTCAGGAGAGATGGGCGGTTGAGAGCTTCAAAACTAAAGATTGTGTAGTAATCATCAGTCTTGATAAAAGTTAAAGGATCTGCCATGgccagaaagaggaaaaacaagttAGGGTGGTCAAAGCACTCCACAATTACAGAAAGACTTCAGACAACAACTATATATTATAAGATTATAAACAGGAACAAATCTGGTTAattgagaaaatgtaaagatGCTTAATAACTGTGATATTTACAAATTAATAGTGCGTgcaatttataaaaacaaatataacactttcatttttattggctTAATTGAACGTGTCGCTGATGTCAATGATGACATCCTATTGTTGATCAGATTTGGTGTGAGTGAGCGGGACCTCTGCTTACTGTGTCAAACATAGCGAGGCAGCTTGAATTTTTAGACAGTTCAAGATAAGAAATCTCAATGCAAATTCATTCATTGCCTTCATCGTTGCGGGTTTACTGCTCTTCTATATTGATGATTGGATAGGCCCAGCACACTGCCCAGTCAACACTAGGGGGAAACCCAACCCGACAGTGGGGGTGATTAAACCGGATTGTTCAGATGGCGTCTGGTGGTCACGACACCACGCCACGTGAATCAGGCCAAACTGTTGCAAAGAAAGGTGGGAGGGGCTCAGGGCGCAAAGCAAATGTAGTACATattgacaaacacagaaaatccaAATTGGTGCATATTCGGGACATGTCCACAGTGATGCAGAGGGTCTATCGACGCGTCTCAGGAGCTTCAGGTCGCTGGTCGGCTCGGAACCACGGAAGCTGCACACGGACGGGATGCGCATGATTCCATTATCACAACCACAAGGCGAGCACACACAACTAGCCAAAAGTCGTTTGTACGTTTGCAAAGAACAAACCAGCCAGCATCGACGAAAcggaaaaaataaatctcacgAACTacgaaataaaaaaacaaaaacaaaaaacatcctgCACATCCAATACCGCCAATGATGGCCGCAAAggcctccctccccctcctctctcaccaACTGAACAACAACTAGCTTATTTACTCTTCGCCGCCCACCGTCATTCACACGTTCAGAATATGGGTTGAATTGCTGGCCGAGTTACATGGAGACTTGTATATAACACAAAGCCCGCCTTTTACCCTCTGCTGCTCGCTATCACCGTTCACCGTTTCCTTTCAGACCAAGGAGAGAGCGCTCCAAAACGTGCACTTGTAGCTAGCATGTCTGCCTCGCGCTGCTAGCCACCATGTTAACCACTCGACAAACCTGTAGCTCTTAGCCGAGGGATCGACCCGAGAGTAAACTGTGGTTAATTCGAATCGAATTAAAAGAGTCAAACGatctgctgaagaaaaaaaactttatctAACCACCCAGTGCGACTGACCGGAGACCGGAGGATAATCGTTGTTACGGTGCACACGGTAACGGTCAAGCTAACGTCAGGCGCATCTCGGCCAGCCTTCCGACGGAGACGTGGAGGACAAACCCAGCGGAGATTCCACACACCGAGACAAAAGATGAATTCAACAGCAGAAATACAGCGATGCTAAAAAATGCAGAATTATTGCATTCCACCCACCTACACGACAGAAATACCGACGATTTGCCCTCGCTCTTTTCTTCGGTCAGTCCTCCATTTTCCATTCCCGTTGGAGCTAACTGACTGCGGCAGATGGCTGACGGGGTTACAGAACGCGCTCTGCGGCCACAGCGCCCCCATCGGCCGGGAGGGGAACCGGGCCAGCACAGGCCACAATAATGGGTCTGTTCGACTTacgcccccccacacacacagcactaatATTAAAAAGTGCTACAATTGAAATTACTCCCATCGTCAAAAGGACTAACTCCAACACATGTTCGTGTGGGTTAATACGGCCTGATCCGCCACCAACCATCTTTCAAAACCATAGTAGCTATGCTATTTGATTGCAAACCGATTAGACCAGATCCATAGAaaacagctcatttaaaatgtttgtatttgttatgTTCTTTGAGTTATACAGCAGGCAACATTagaataacaaataaattaacataGAATACAAAATAAGTCATTTACAGACATTTCTGTCAACAGTCCTCTAATCTAAAACTGAGGTGGTCCATTAACATGGTTTACATTTTTGCAGTTTGAAACTGTTATACTGTTGTCCTTTACActatgtgtatgttttgtgaCAGTCAAGCATGCTCTTAAGCTCTTCATACTGACAGCTCTCTATAGACCGCAACAAAGTGCACAATATGCagtacacattttttttaaactacccCCTCTAATGGTAACTAACTATCTGCTGCCAGGCTTGTTTGGACATTTATAATGCCCGTAAGACCACAGTGCACTGGGGGCAGTATGTCAGccatgaaagacaaacaaaaatataaaaataaaaataattttgattgcTCCCTTAACAACCGTTTGAACAGAACCATTTACATGCACATATCCTTGTAGTGTAAAATCAATctatacatttacattttcaagtaCGTTGAGCTGAGTTATGACAACGTGACAGCGACACTGTCAGCACTCTTCTCCACGTCACAGTCTTTGTCTGTTGGTGCAGAGACTGGCGTGTCTCTGAGAGTGTTTGGGCCACTGCTAGTCTGCCCTAACCCTTTGTTTGGGAGGTCTGCTGTCGACTCAGCCTCAGGTTCTTGCTGTGGGGCTGTAGCTACAAATAGACAAAAGTATGAAAGATGCATTATATCTATGAAAATGTCAGTATTATTGTCAGCAATGTGGTTGGTGATTATGCAGGTCAGCAAAGGGAAGACAAACAAAGTTAAGAACTGtcccaagtaaaaaaaacagcagtccctgtttgtgtgaatgtcaCAAACAGCATGTTGAGGCTAGCACTTGATTTACCTGACTGAGTGCAGGACTTCATGTGTTCTGGCCAGTGAGCTTGTTGACAGGGGTAATCACAGTAGCTAGTGTTCCagcagcagtagaagatggCCTCTTTCCTGCAGTTAGCACACCActgcttcttctttgtttcatcTACTGCTTGTTgcttctccatctccatctgtTTCTTCACCTCAGTCACcaacctctccctctcctgttcTAGACTTTGCCTCATCTCTGCCATTGTCAGCTCTAAattgaaatacacaaacacgATCAAGCACAAGTAGAACTCATTACACTGTTTTGGGAAGAGgttaacacaaaatatttttcataagtCTCACCAAGATTGTGCTTCATTTCTGACAACTCCTGCTGATGCAGCCATTgtaatttttctatttcaattcTCAGTCGTCTTATCTGTAGGAAACACACATGAGCATGCTGGTTTCAGTAAAGGATTATCTGAGAATGTAAATTTTACTGTGTATTGCTTTTCATACAAACTGTCACACATCCAGCAAACTGGCCCATGGCCCTCCCTTTTACACAGATTCTGATCCATCTCTGTGATTACCTCCGCCGGTATAAGGGTGGAACaacagtcccccccccccccaaccactAAACAGGCATAATTGAGGCAATATTTATGCCTTTACTGAGCAACTCTTACCTCAGCTATTGTGTTCCCTGAAGTACTCTTAGAAAGATCATTGTAGATTTCAGTCATTGTACCTTTGATTGCATCCATTATCTGAAAAAGAGACCATATTATAAGttaataaaaaagttaatatttgAGCAAATTTTTTTGCTGGTGTCTATTTTTACTCATATTCCTAAAACTcatatgtaaaatatttgaatGCCACAAAGAATAacggcggtgtagtggttagcaccgTCACCCCACAATTAGAAGGttttgggtttggttcctggcctttggcctttctgtgtgtcgTTTGCATGCCCCCAtgcctgcttgggtttcctctgggtactccagcttcctcccaccgtccaaagacatgcatgtctaggttaactggtgactctaaattgtccgtaggtgtgagtggttgttcgtctctgtctctgtgtgtcggctctgtctccagggtgtaccctgcccttacCTAATGTGAGCggggatcggctccagcacaACCCGCACAatagaaaagtggtagaagatggatggatattttaCACAGCACAAAGTGTTTCAGTGAATTTCTGAAGTTATAAGACACTCAAAATGATCCATAGAGCCCAGCGTTTAAACAATAGGCAATACAATATAAGCAACCAATGGAAATAGCACCTTATAATGCATAAACTCATACTaactttatttgtgtatttggcGATGTCTGCAGCCACATCTGCAGAAGCAGTGGGGATATACTGGTCTGTTGCCACTGGTGAAGATGAGGTAGCTGCGCCAAGACTTGATGCTGCCATCATGGCAACAGAAGCTGGACTACCAGATACCAGGGTGACAGCGGATGTAGATGTGCTGAGTGGAGCGTCTTTTTGTTGAACAGCTtcaattaccaaaaaaaaaaaaaacccaaaaaaccaaacattaatcaacaacatcaacattaaTCAACATTCACTATGGTTGCTGTAGAATACACACTGATAATATACAAACAAATTATTTAGATACTATAATTACACTCGTATATGAATTCTGGCAAGCTTTTATCAAAAAAACCAGGTAATCTACCTTTGACAGCCTGCCTGGTCTGATAACGAGTGCTCTGTGAAGACTGCTGTGCTGAGGATGATGATACTGCTGTTGAGACATTCCCAGTCTGTGCCTGGGTCACTACCTGGGATTGGCCTTGCCTGGGTGATGATGCCTGAATTTGAGTGGTTGCCACAGGTTGCTGGTTCTGTTGCTGACGCTGCACCTTCTGCATGTGCCATTTCTGTGAGGAAGTCTGAAACTTGGCAGTAGGATTCCACACTACAGCTCTTTGCACCACTGGCACAGTCTCTCTAGGCAGCAGGGGGCGCTGCTTCTTCAATGCTGGAGTTGTTGAggccaaagaggaggaggaggaagacgggGGTGTTGCTGTAGCACTGGACACAGTTGTAAGGCTTATGGTTGCGGGAGAGGGAGTTGTGAAGGAGACCATGTTGACAGGAATGGCCAATGAGGACTGTGTGGAAACGCTGGAGGGTGTGGAAAGTGCTGCACTGTTTTCAGATGGTACCGTGGACGGGGTCAGGGCTTTACCtaagagaaaaaatataaagtatataaagtataaaatataacGGAAACTAACACAACCTTCAGTGTTTGCTTATACCTAATGGGATCAACAGAAAACCTGCTCAAGTCTCACCTTCAGATTTACCAGAGGGCATGTCTTTGACAGTGGCAgtttctttcctgctcctctttctgtctttgcctcCCTGATCTTCTCCAAGGTCAATAACTAGCTCCCTTTCAGAGTCAGAGTCTTCTACTGGCACAGGCTGCTTTGCTTCTTCTTTCACATGAGCCTTGTCTCTGGGAGCAGGTGATGCTGGAGATGCTTTGGTCTTCTCTGGGCTCTCTTTTTCTGAATCAgagtttattttctcattagaTGGGGTGTCTAATGCTGTTGAAGTGGCATCGGCTGTTGCAGACTCAGATGGGACAAGTGTATCGTCTTTGCCCTCCTTATCTTGCCTTGGGGAAGATTGGTCTTTAACCTTAGTTTTAGTAGGGTCTTTCGGAGCTTCATCATTTGGTGCTGCATCCTGGCCATCCTTGGTCTTTTGCTCATCATCACTGGCATACTCACTGTCACTCGTCTCAGATTTATCAGAGTCTTCTGAGTCACTGTGTTCAACACCTTTATATACGTCAACAGAGATTTCATCAATAcctgcagagcagagaagagcTATTCACCATGAACTAGAATTGGAGGTAGACTCTAAATGATAAGATAGAAAAACATACAGTATCGACATAGATATGTACATTACAGTCAggtccaaaatgtgttttgagaaCAGAGAAATAtatcttctgtttcttctgtacTGACCCAACTGTGCTTTGCAACTCTCAATGGTTTTGTCCAGGTTCAGCTGGAAACGACTCTTAATCTGTCTTTTCGGGGACGTGAGGACTGGTGTCGTTCCTTGCTTCTGCTGAACTGTTTCACTCAGCTCCTTCAGGTCCATTTCTGCTTTGCTTCGATCTGGAAGAGTACAACATACAATAGTCAAAAAGAAGTGGAGTTAGCATCCACATTCCtgtgcgtgggtttcctccaggtactccagttttctcccacagtccaaagacatgcatgtctaggttaattggtgactctaaattggcctTGGGCATGAAGTGAGTGCAAGTGGTTGTTGATGTCTTGGCTTgcaatagactggtgacctttccagggtgtaccccacccccacccagaAGTtggttgggattggctccagcactccccacaacccagaaacaggtaagtggcagaagatgaatgaatgaatgtaacaAACCAGGAAGGACTCTAGGTGCTGAGACAATCCATCACACAAAAGTAGGCTGAAAGATCAGAATAGTGGGTGTACATGGAACACCAAAACCAAAAGGTATATTGGATAAAGGCATCTGTGTTGAGTGTGGAAGTCTAGGCCAAAAAAGGAGATGCACCTCTGAAGATGTTTGGGAATGACCACGCTAAGGTTCTGTGGACTTTCACATACAGGCTAAAAAACTGGGGTGACTGTCCATCAGGACGTAGCGGAGGACAAACAGCAAAAGAAGGTAGCAATCATAGATGGAACAACATCCCTGctacccggaaacagataagcagtagaagatgaatgagagtGAGCATTATAGTCTTACCTAGATTTAGGTTCAGAATGCTTCCTGTTTGTGGTGCCTTCTCCTGCTTAGAAAGACCAGAAGCTTGAGAGTGGAATGGTTTAGGGCTGTCCAATGAACTGCCTGCAGGACCAGGTCGTGGAGGAGCAGGTGATACTATTTAGAAATATTTGCTTTTAAGTAAAGTCCTCTCCCATTAGACACAACATACTTCTTTCTATATTAAAGTGTGTCTTGTGGAATACCTGTACAGTCCATGGAGTCTTCTCCTGCACTGTATTGGCTGATTGTGGCTTTAACTTGTGACTTGTCTGCTGTCTCCTGTTCCCCATCTGAACCAGTATGAGCAGAGGAGTTGGTGCTCATGGGGGAGCGAGGCATGTCACTGAGTGGGAAGCGCCGGCCAACACTGCCCCCTCCCACCCCAGGCCCAGACAACATGGTCCTCGCCAAAGGAATCTTGGGTGATGCTGTCATGTCAAAGCTTAGCTTGattttctcctgtttgtcaGATTTGACTGGAGTGGACGAGGGGTTGGAGGGATCAAGCAGCATCTGAAAATTATTGTCAGGAGTGTAGGGTGTCCTAAAAGGGGCATAGTTGAAAACTCCAAACTTCTTCTTCATGTTCTCCACATAAACCTCCATCTCTTGCATGGCACTGTTGAAGATGCTTTTGGTCTTCTTCACAGAAAATGGAATCTCTTTGGACATGAGGTAGCAGTTGTTTAAAGGAACCCATGCCCTGAAGGACAAGAATTCACATCATAAattttgaatgtgtgtctgaGCCGAAGCACCTAAAGCACATAGGACTGTTACCTGTCATGTTGACCAAAGAAGCGAGCGTCCACTTGTCCGTCTTTGTCCCGCAGAGCTTTTGCTGGCCAAAATGGAAATCCTTTCAGCTTGGCCCACACTAGAGGGTGTGGGTTACTCTGCAGACACAGTAAAACACTGGAACTAAGTGGATTTATTCAAGTGATTTATGTTTGAATATATTAACTATCTGGTACAATCATCAACAGAACCATCAAGTTATTCTGCTTGCTTACACAAGGCTCACAAAACCAGTTGTCTCTCTTTTGGCAAGCAGACAGATAACACTCAGGACAAACTTCAATTTCATTCATCTGTAAAAGAAAGATTCAAAATGTGTGAGACTTTCAAATGCctaaattaataaaagataaaaatttgGCTCGGACCTAAATTTCTTTTCTGACGACTCACCTCATGTTCACAAATTTTTACAATCACTTTAGCTGTAGCTGTCAGTTTGTGATTGCCTATCAAAAGGATATAAATTgtattaaacatttcaaatacaaacaacacaGTCTGATGATTCAGTATGATGATGCAGGGGGCGTTATTCAGAAACCCATTTATGTGATAAGTGCAAACCATGGGCTGAAGCGAGCTAAACAAACTAggaaacagttttatttcattagtgtggttttttttttccccatttatcAACCTGCTCTTTGGTTAGCTCTGCAACACCTTTCCACTATGTCTTATTTAATGTAGCTTTTCAAAGTTGTTAAATTACTATGAGGTAGCCTGTTTGTACTTCTTTCTATGTTAGTATGCTGCTTGTTGCAGAGTGATACAGGTCTGTGGAAGCATGCATTCTTTAGACAACGCTgatgaaccaatcagatcacttgatttgatttgacttaatTGACCCTTTtttataaatctgatttcatcaTTCACTGGAATCCTATTGTGATGATCATGTTATTTATTCCAAACTAGTGAATATGAGaaatttacaatttaaaagTAACTAAATAAATTGTTGACATCGATGCACAGTAGTAAACTTCAAGTAAACTTGAACATTAGCAATTCGAATCATCTTGAACATTAACAAAATACATTTGGCATGTCATCATACATATGATTCGTGGACACATGTTCTTAATACTACCCTAATAGTCATGTACAGACTATATCAATTATCACCAAAGAATATGCCACATACCTCCATTGTATATAATACAGTTGTGCAAAATCCATTTAGCATCTGCCAAGAAGGCCTCTGTGCAGCCATACATCTTCTTTTTAATATTCTACAATGCAAAAAGAGAAGATGACGTCATATTGTTAaactctgtatttatttatttatttatttaatagatATGGCAGCCTTTTGTGTACCTTCTCAAGTGTGCAAAGATCCATtggatgaaaaatgtattcCGCATAATCTGGATGCTGTTCAAGAGAGACAGGTTTCTGGAAAGGTTCAGTCTATAAAAAtgaatagaggaaaaaaaaaaaagtgaaggtaAACAAAATCTCCCCAGCGAATTAACTACACAACCTTCTCATCTACCACACATCAACATTCTACCACTAAACTTCTACTTAAAACTCTAAAAGCCGCTTCAAACTAAAGGAGGAAAACCAGTGGAGGAGAAAATCATGACGGGGTCTTGTTAGTGGTGTAATTGATTACCCAATTAAAAGTCTTTCTCTGCGTGGAAGCTGCATGGGGGGAGCGAGATGACAAGCGGGGATGATCctgaaagagagtgagaggggcAGCTGTATCCTCACTAGCAGCTAGCATGTTTACCTTCATGGTTTCCAGCCATGACAGGCCCATTATAGCACAATGACTGCGACTGTTAGTTCTGTTGTTAGACATCATTGGCACATGCAAATCCATAAAATATCATGCTGGAAACATACTGTATGTGGACCGGTTATACTTCAGGGTGAAGATATTATCTAACAAAACTGATGAGAATTTGGTGATCAGAAAAAGGAGTGTATTTGGTTGCATAAGCGATCTACAAGTCAAAGCTGGCCAGAAAAGATCACATGCCAATATTCAAGTGCAAAAACTGGTGCACTGTTCAGTTATAAAaggcagaaattaaaatgaaaataagcagAGTAACCCATCTTGGATAAAGCTAATAAAGCTATATGGTCTTATACAATATAATCAGTTGAGTACCATGTACTTCCTAGTAAGACATAGGGGCCAGAATACTTACACCTGGTTGTTTCATCTTCTGAAGGGCAAATTTTAGGAGGTAAGACAGCTGGTCTATAGTTAGCATCATCATGGCTTTGCTCTGAGTCTCTATGCACTCGGCAACTGTTATTTTCTAGAAGACAGCGAGAGGAGAAGGGTAAATGACTCTGTTTATATCCCATCATAGcccataattaaaaaaaaatactagtATAGATTTTGAATACAGGGTTTGGAACCGTTTTCCAACACCCATAAACTATTCACATTCCTGGGCGAGTACCTCACACTCCGGACAGAACCAGTCGCCCTCAGGCTCGGCTGGTAGTTTGAGGCACTTGGCGTGGTACACCCTGGGGCAGAGCTCACAGCAGAGCACCTGACCCTCGCGGTGGCACAGCCAGCAGTAGAAGTCATTCCTGCCGTCCTGCGGTACAACATCAACAGGGTCTGTGGTGAGTGCTGGCTGCTTCACATAGTAAAAGGGACCATGTCTTAGTTCTGACTGGAATGCaggcaaaagaaagacaaagttgGGGAACGTCAAAATCAGGCCAGAGACTAGAGGTTTAAAGCAAACATGCACATCATCAGCAAAAGGTACATGAGAGTCAACAAGTCCACAACACAGACTGCTAAGACATTATAGCCATTGAGATTTAAGAGTCCacttgagtcttttttttttttcctttttttgtaaactgtgatgaaagtgacattaaaatgcaaaagatTGGTGTGGACAGTTTTGATTAAAGTGGTAATAATTTAGATAGGTACAGTGGCAAATCTTTTACAAGAAAAAGCTGA
It contains:
- the zmynd8 gene encoding protein kinase C-binding protein 1 isoform X1; this encodes MHPQSVPEEEEKEIGEEMEISTRSKALKDPWVCRPVLCNLQVLSAVSDTASTERVAQKRKMPSPSHSSNGHSSAETSPCPVKKKKKPGAVSSSKDQSELRHGPFYYVKQPALTTDPVDVVPQDGRNDFYCWLCHREGQVLCCELCPRVYHAKCLKLPAEPEGDWFCPECEKITVAECIETQSKAMMMLTIDQLSYLLKFALQKMKQPGDHPRLSSRSPHAASTQRKTFNWTEPFQKPVSLEQHPDYAEYIFHPMDLCTLEKNIKKKMYGCTEAFLADAKWILHNCIIYNGGNHKLTATAKVIVKICEHEMNEIEVCPECYLSACQKRDNWFCEPCSNPHPLVWAKLKGFPFWPAKALRDKDGQVDARFFGQHDRAWVPLNNCYLMSKEIPFSVKKTKSIFNSAMQEMEVYVENMKKKFGVFNYAPFRTPYTPDNNFQMLLDPSNPSSTPVKSDKQEKIKLSFDMTASPKIPLARTMLSGPGVGGGSVGRRFPLSDMPRSPMSTNSSAHTGSDGEQETADKSQVKATISQYSAGEDSMDCTVSPAPPRPGPAGSSLDSPKPFHSQASGLSKQEKAPQTGSILNLNLDRSKAEMDLKELSETVQQKQGTTPVLTSPKRQIKSRFQLNLDKTIESCKAQLGIDEISVDVYKGVEHSDSEDSDKSETSDSEYASDDEQKTKDGQDAAPNDEAPKDPTKTKVKDQSSPRQDKEGKDDTLVPSESATADATSTALDTPSNEKINSDSEKESPEKTKASPASPAPRDKAHVKEEAKQPVPVEDSDSERELVIDLGEDQGGKDRKRSRKETATVKDMPSGKSEGKALTPSTVPSENSAALSTPSSVSTQSSLAIPVNMVSFTTPSPATISLTTVSSATATPPSSSSSSLASTTPALKKQRPLLPRETVPVVQRAVVWNPTAKFQTSSQKWHMQKVQRQQQNQQPVATTQIQASSPRQGQSQVVTQAQTGNVSTAVSSSSAQQSSQSTRYQTRQAVKAVQQKDAPLSTSTSAVTLVSGSPASVAMMAASSLGAATSSSPVATDQYIPTASADVAADIAKYTNKIMDAIKGTMTEIYNDLSKSTSGNTIAEIRRLRIEIEKLQWLHQQELSEMKHNLELTMAEMRQSLEQERERLVTEVKKQMEMEKQQAVDETKKKQWCANCRKEAIFYCCWNTSYCDYPCQQAHWPEHMKSCTQSATAPQQEPEAESTADLPNKGLGQTSSGPNTLRDTPVSAPTDKDCDVEKSADSVAVTLS
- the zmynd8 gene encoding protein kinase C-binding protein 1 isoform X6, coding for MHPQSVPEEEEKEIGEEMEISTRSKDTASTERVAQKRKMPSPSHSSNGHSSAETSPCPVKKKKKPGAVSSSKDQSELRHGPFYYVKQPALTTDPVDVVPQDGRNDFYCWLCHREGQVLCCELCPRVYHAKCLKLPAEPEGDWFCPECEKITVAECIETQSKAMMMLTIDQLSYLLKFALQKMKQPGTEPFQKPVSLEQHPDYAEYIFHPMDLCTLEKNIKKKMYGCTEAFLADAKWILHNCIIYNGGNHKLTATAKVIVKICEHEMNEIEVCPECYLSACQKRDNWFCEPCSNPHPLVWAKLKGFPFWPAKALRDKDGQVDARFFGQHDRAWVPLNNCYLMSKEIPFSVKKTKSIFNSAMQEMEVYVENMKKKFGVFNYAPFRTPYTPDNNFQMLLDPSNPSSTPVKSDKQEKIKLSFDMTASPKIPLARTMLSGPGVGGGSVGRRFPLSDMPRSPMSTNSSAHTGSDGEQETADKSQVKATISQYSAGEDSMDCTVSPAPPRPGPAGSSLDSPKPFHSQASGLSKQEKAPQTGSILNLNLDRSKAEMDLKELSETVQQKQGTTPVLTSPKRQIKSRFQLNLDKTIESCKAQLGIDEISVDVYKGVEHSDSEDSDKSETSDSEYASDDEQKTKDGQDAAPNDEAPKDPTKTKVKDQSSPRQDKEGKDDTLVPSESATADATSTALDTPSNEKINSDSEKESPEKTKASPASPAPRDKAHVKEEAKQPVPVEDSDSERELVIDLGEDQGGKDRKRSRKETATVKDMPSGKSEGKALTPSTVPSENSAALSTPSSVSTQSSLAIPVNMVSFTTPSPATISLTTVSSATATPPSSSSSSLASTTPALKKQRPLLPRETVPVVQRAVVWNPTAKFQTSSQKWHMQKVQRQQQNQQPQSSQSTRYQTRQAVKAVQQKDAPLSTSTSAVTLVSGSPASVAMMAASSLGAATSSSPVATDQYIPTASADVAADIAKYTNKIMDAIKGTMTEIYNDLSKSTSGNTIAEIRRLRIEIEKLQWLHQQELSEMKHNLELTMAEMRQSLEQERERLVTEVKKQMEMEKQQAVDETKKKQWCANCRKEAIFYCCWNTSYCDYPCQQAHWPEHMKSCTQSATAPQQEPEAESTADLPNKGLGQTSSGPNTLRDTPVSAPTDKDCDVEKSADSVAVTLS
- the zmynd8 gene encoding protein kinase C-binding protein 1 isoform X2; protein product: MHPQSVPEEEEKEIGEEMEISTRSKALKDPWVCRPVLCNLQVLSAVSDTASTERVAQKRKMPSPSHSSNGHSSAETSPCPVKKKKKPGAVSSSKDQSELRHGPFYYVKQPALTTDPVDVVPQDGRNDFYCWLCHREGQVLCCELCPRVYHAKCLKLPAEPEGDWFCPECEKITVAECIETQSKAMMMLTIDQLSYLLKFALQKMKQPGDHPRLSSRSPHAASTQRKTFNWTEPFQKPVSLEQHPDYAEYIFHPMDLCTLEKNIKKKMYGCTEAFLADAKWILHNCIIYNGGNHKLTATAKVIVKICEHEMNEIEVCPECYLSACQKRDNWFCEPCSNPHPLVWAKLKGFPFWPAKALRDKDGQVDARFFGQHDRAWVPLNNCYLMSKEIPFSVKKTKSIFNSAMQEMEVYVENMKKKFGVFNYAPFRTPYTPDNNFQMLLDPSNPSSTPVKSDKQEKIKLSFDMTASPKIPLARTMLSGPGVGGGSVGRRFPLSDMPRSPMSTNSSAHTGSDGEQETADKSQVKATISQYSAGEDSMDCTVSPAPPRPGPAGSSLDSPKPFHSQASGLSKQEKAPQTGSILNLNLDRSKAEMDLKELSETVQQKQGTTPVLTSPKRQIKSRFQLNLDKTIESCKAQLGVEHSDSEDSDKSETSDSEYASDDEQKTKDGQDAAPNDEAPKDPTKTKVKDQSSPRQDKEGKDDTLVPSESATADATSTALDTPSNEKINSDSEKESPEKTKASPASPAPRDKAHVKEEAKQPVPVEDSDSERELVIDLGEDQGGKDRKRSRKETATVKDMPSGKSEGKALTPSTVPSENSAALSTPSSVSTQSSLAIPVNMVSFTTPSPATISLTTVSSATATPPSSSSSSLASTTPALKKQRPLLPRETVPVVQRAVVWNPTAKFQTSSQKWHMQKVQRQQQNQQPVATTQIQASSPRQGQSQVVTQAQTGNVSTAVSSSSAQQSSQSTRYQTRQAVKAVQQKDAPLSTSTSAVTLVSGSPASVAMMAASSLGAATSSSPVATDQYIPTASADVAADIAKYTNKIMDAIKGTMTEIYNDLSKSTSGNTIAEIRRLRIEIEKLQWLHQQELSEMKHNLELTMAEMRQSLEQERERLVTEVKKQMEMEKQQAVDETKKKQWCANCRKEAIFYCCWNTSYCDYPCQQAHWPEHMKSCTQSATAPQQEPEAESTADLPNKGLGQTSSGPNTLRDTPVSAPTDKDCDVEKSADSVAVTLS